Proteins from a genomic interval of Papaver somniferum cultivar HN1 chromosome 4, ASM357369v1, whole genome shotgun sequence:
- the LOC113273780 gene encoding ADP-ribosylation factor 2-like, with product MGLTFTKFFSRLFIAKNELRILLVGLGAAGKTTILDKLKLGESVTNNPAVDIPTISIPTVGFNKESVEYKNINFTFLDVGGQMMSASYLNTFLSFLQSPQGLIYVVDSNNRDRVDEARDQLHWMLNLDGWPDAVLLILANKQDIPNAMNVAEISEKLDLNSLNNRKWHIQSTCATSGEGDVVLFNIYEGLDWLSNNIANNVSN from the exons ATGGGTCTGACATTCACGAAGTTTTTCAGTCGACTTTTTATCGCAAAGAATGAGTTGCGTATTCTACTGGTTGGTCTGGGTGCCGCTGGGAAGACTACAATCTTGGACAAACTCAAGCTGGGAGAAAGCGTTACAAATAATCCTGCCGTTGACATTCCTACCATTAGCATTCCGACTGTTG GTTTTAATAAAGAGTCGGTGGAATACAAGAACATCAATTTCACCTTTTTAGACGTTGGAGGTCAGATGATGAGTGCAAG TTATTTGAATACGTTCTTGTCCTTCCTCCAATCCCCGCAAGGTTTGATCTATGTGGTGGATAGCAATAACAGAGATCGAGTTGATGAGGCAAGAGATCAATTGCACTGGATGCTGAATCTG GATGGGTGGCCAGATGCTGTGTTGCTGATTTTAGCTAACAAACAAGACATTCCTAATGCGATGAATGTTGCTGAGATATCTGAGAAGCTAGATCTTAACTCACTCAACAATCGTAAATG GCACATCCAGAGCACATGTGCAACCTCTGGAGAAG gcgatgtggtactatttaacataTACGAGGGTTTGGATTGGCTTTCCAACAACATTGCTAACAATGTAAGCAACTAA